CTGGGTTGATGACATTACTTGCAGATGTGATTTTTACGAATTTAAATCCATTCGTTTTGATATCATTGGCAGCTGTTGTGTCACAATTCACATCATTCGGATCGTTTGGATCTAAATCATCCAAATCAAATCCATCCCCACCACCGAGAAGGAAAGGTATGCCTGTACTAATGAATAAATCCTCGTTTGACAAGGGATTGGTGGTCATATTGTAAAAAACGGGTCTTAGGCCACCAAACTTAGTCCAGCTGGTCAGTAAATTGATATTCCCAGCCGTATAACTCGGATTAAAACCACAATAGATGGATCCATCACGGGAGACTTGGATCACAGAGGGATCCATGGCATAAGTATTGGTATCCCCTGAGATGCGAAAACTATTATCATAGATAATTAAATCAATGGAGTCTGGGACATTTTTGACAGTTCTACCACCCCAACTGAGGACCATCGTAGCACCTGCCCCCGTAGTCTCCAAAGCATACACATCGAGAGATCCCGCAAGTTCACCAGCGCCACAAACACCATTGATGGCTTTTTTGGGATCAGAAAATCCAGAGACATTGGCAGAGGCACTGACAACAGTATTCGCAAGGAAAATATCAGAAGGGAGGGTAGAAGATTTGGGACAAACAGAAGCATTGGCACTTGCACCCAGTAAAGGAATGAGGGCAGCAAGGCTTTCCTCCGAGGAAGAAGGAGAGGGTTTGCAATCGAAAGTCCACAAACAGGATACAATGAGGAAGAAATGAAGTAATTTTGTTTTCATCTTGTTTGTGGTGTCCTTTCCAGTGTTAAAAAAAATCTATTTAAAGTCCAGTCCAAGTTGAGTTTTGGGTTCTAGAAAGTGATCGGCTGAATGTAAAACCACCACATCCATTGGATGCAAAATTCGTTGCATTACTTGTTACTGTACTTGCTTGCACTTCTGCAAGTGTCGTTTTACCAGAAACGGCCTCACAAAAATAAAAACATTTGGAGGCACCAAGTTCGCAACCAGTCGTTGTCACAGGAGTATAATCGATTCTACCAAATGTTGAATTGGCAAAGTTATTTCCTCCAGGTGTGTTTTGGTAATACATCCTGCGTGTAGATTTATCAAAGGATAAAATACGATAGGTTGTATCTCCACCGCCAAAGTAATCAGAGTTTTTTTCAAATCCTGAAATGATACTACCTGAACCATCAGGATTTGTCGCGATGATGAGCCTTCCAGTTAAGGAAGCTTGTGTTACTTGTTTGTTTGCATCATACGTATAACCTGCGTTCCATTGTCCATTGTATTCTAATAAAAACGAAGTTGATAAAGCACTTCCTGCAAGCAGTCCAACTAGGAGATTAGTTTGTGAGTCAGATTCTGGAACTTGTTTTTCCATTTGGCAAAAGGAAAAAGAGAAGAGTAGTCCAATTAAGACTGTTGTTTGTAATTGTGTTCGTTTCATTTACGTTTCCTAAATTTTAAAAAGTTTAGGGAACTCCAAGACAATGAAAGACAATGAATGATTCCTATGGAGTGATCCTCCAAAAGGAAAAAGTATCCTTGTAAATCTTGTTTCGGGTGCCCCGATGCCTTCGGGGCCCCTTTCCTCCAAATGGTGGACATTTGGATTTTAGTGTGTAAAGTTCCATTTCCGCGAGGAATTCTTTACGGGGAAGATCTGGCTCACCAAACAGTTGTTTGGCTTACAGTTGCGGGTCAGCACAGGATTTACACCTGTTTCCTCCCTGAAGGTATTTTCCAGGTTTTAGCGAAGGCAGGGATTGTCAAATTTTTAAATCCAGGATTCCTACGTAGATACTTCGTACAAGTTGAAACAGAATTGTATTCAAATTGTAGCCAAAGATTTTGGGAATCTTTTGCAACCAAATAGGAATTTTAGACACATACCAATTAAGAGGAAAAGATATGTTTTATTATGTCGGAAGGTCTATTGGTTTTGTATTGATGTGGATTGTGGTAAAACCCATGAGATTCAAATACGGAAACAAAAAAGTAGAAATTCAGAACGACTTCATTTTGCGCCAGTTAAACGGCAAATCTATGATTCTGATTTCAAATCATATCAAACCACGAAATAAATTTTTAAAAATCATCACCATGCCTTATGATGCATTTGTCATTCGTGGAGTTCTAAAACGATACGGAATATATACAACTGCGTTAACAAGTTATGATTCAGGAATGGGCAATAAAGGCAGAAAGTCAAAATGGCTCAAACGGAAAGAACAAGTTGTCAAAGGAATTGTAAAATCAATCGACTTAATTCCCTTAAACCGAAATGAATCAGATCCAGTGACAATCAAAGATTTCCAAAGAAGGATTAAAAAAGGAAATTTAGGCATTGGAATTTTTCCGGAAGGATCTTGGTACCGAGGATTTCGTAAATCTCGAAAATTATTTCCTGGAATGGTGGTACTGAGTAAACGTTATAATTTACCAATTGTTCCTTTGTATTTAGATGCATACAACTTAAACAAACCAATACGCTTAACTGTTGGAAATCCTGTCTGGCAAGTGAATGATAATAATGAAACAATGGCATTTATCAAAACCGAACTCATCAGACTTAACCAAGTTGGAAAAAATCAAATCGCTCAAACTGAAGGTGTAGAAAACAGTTTGGACTCGGATGAGGAAGGAATGGAAGTTTCGCCTAGCATTGGCTAGGTTGGTTTTTTACTAAGTAACTTTTGAAAGTAGGAAATTCCTTCTTCAATAGGATTTCCTGCTCCTTTTCTTTTTCGGAGCATACCTGTCATATCCAAAACAATCACTCCATACATCCAACTCCACATCAACCTTGCAATCGCTGGATACTCGTTTTTAGGGTATGGAATTTCGCCAGAATCAAAACCAATTCTAACTGTTTCTAAAAAAAACCGATAACTTTTCGGAAGTTGAGGGAATGCCTTTCTATGAACCCCACCGTAGTCGGTAACAAACATCACTTTGTGAAGTTCGCGGTTGTTGCTTGCGAATTGGAAATAGGCACGTGCAATCGCGGCCAATTGGTCAAAGGCAGATCCCGTTTTGACATCAGCACTTGCTTTTTTTAACATGGAGAGGAGCTCATCCTCACCCGTTCGGATCAAATCTTGGACAAGGTCAATTTGGCTCTCGTAATAAGAATAGGGGCTCGCCACACTACAACCAAGCCGGTTGGCAATTTTACGCATGGAAAGCCCATCGAGTCCTTCTTCTTTTAGAATGAGGAGGGATACATCTCTAATTTCCTCGCGAGAGAGGCTATTGCGAATCCTTCTTTGTTTGTGGTGGGCTTCCAACATGGACGAATCTCAGTTTTGCTTCCATGCTATGATAATCCAGCGAAAAATCGAACGTTTTTCCTAAAATGCAGCGTTGATTTGGGCATAGGCCATATAGGCTTCTTTTGCCAATTGGTTTCTCCCTTGTAAATAGTTTTGGTTCCATTCAAAGGATTGAGTGGTGCGATTGTATTGGATTTTGCTATTTCTGTAATTTTTAACTGCATCACCAGCTTCCAGATAACCAACACCTAACCAGAGTGAGACAAAATCATTGATTTGTCCGTGCCAAGTCAAATCCACTTCCGTATAAATTCTTTTGCCTAAAGCATAGGGAGAAGTATACGATTGATTGGAGAAATTTTCTGTACTTCCTTTTTCAAACGACACTGGGGTTGGATTTTTTTCACCGATCGTGGAAGAAGAGTTTGGCGCACCACTAATTGCATACCATGCATCTTGTTTTTCTGCTTTATCATTTTGGAAATAGGTAATTTGGAATTCTCCATAACCTTCAGTTGAGTAAGTGACACTCACAGATTTAGAATATAAATTTTGGGCGTTGATATTTTCCGAAATTCCCGCCACATTATTAAAATAGGGAATCACTCCAAATCTTGGATTTGCCAGAGTTTGGAAAGTGGAGACGGAGGCATCCGATCTATTTTTATCACCTGAAGCAAATAAAACTTGTCCACCTAACCTAAGTTTCTTGAAGAATGTGTAACCAGTTTGAAAAACATGCATTTGTCCTGTATATTTTTCTCTTTCGGTTCTGATATTGTCCCATTCATTTGGCAGGTATTCTTTTAGGTAAGGATCTTGGATCCTACGTCCAGAAGTTCCTGATTGGAATGCCGATTCCCATGTGAAGTCCCAAGACTTACCTTCTGGTAAAAAATTACCTTTCGTACGATTCGTAATTCGAAATCCAGTTGTGATCAAATTTTGGTTTTGGCGGCTACGATTTGATGCCAAAGGGTCGTCGGGGGAAGATTCAGGTAATCCTGTAACCACATTCGTATTATTTTTTTTCCATTTTCGAACAATACCTAGACTATAAAAATCGAATGTCACCCAGTCAGGAATCGTATAACTGTTATAAGTTCCTAATAGTGTTGTGTCGGTTCCATTTGCCGCTGAATTGAGTTTTGGATCATTGGCAGAAACAACCCCATTGGTTCCACTTTGAGTCCAATAAGGCCTAGCCATTAAAAAATGGATTTTGGCATTTTCAAATTGGAACATGAGTCTGGCACCATCAAAGGATAATCCATTCACGGTCCAGTTACCACCACCAATCAATCTTTGGTCTCCATAGGCCCAAATTTGCCTTCCCACTTGGAATTTGGATTGGAAAGGTAATTTGTTCAGTAATAGAAATGCCTCTCTAACGCTAGTTTGGTTTACAGAAACTGCATTAGTTTGGTTTCGGGAATATAGGTCTGCGGTATTATTAAAAAAATTGGCTCGAATGTCACCCGTTGATGCAGGTGACTCTCCTCCCCAAACCCTTGCATCTTGTAAAGTCACCTTGGCTTGGACATAAGGGCTTGGATCAAATAAAAAGTACAAAGATGAGGTTTGTAGGGTACGGTCAATATAACCCTTGTCAGATGCATTGAAGTCTAAATTATAACGGCTCTCTTGGCGTGGGCGAAGGTACAATCCAAATCGTAATACATCATTCAACCAAAACTGGGAAGAATTGGCAGAATGTTTGGATAATTTTGGTTCCACAAACATATGTCGATTGAATTCAGGATCCAATCCTTTCTCTTTCATGGGAGAAACATATGGCTTTGGTTCTGATTGGTTTTCGGGAGGTTTTTCTTCTATAGGTTCTGAATTTAGAAAACCACTAGAAAAGACCAAAATGAAACAAAATAGGATAACTCTTTCTTTGGATAGTTGCATTTTGATCTCTCCTAACGAATTGTAAGGTGAATTTATATCTTTCTTATAATCCTTTCAATACATAAAAATAAAGTGGAATGCCGATGATGATATTGATTGGAAAAACAATCGATAAAGCAACAGTTAAGTAAATACTAGGGCTTGCTTCTGGAATTGAATCTTTCATCGCTGCTGGAACTGCAATATAAGAAGCAGATGCACATAATACAACAAACATTAATGCATCACCAATTGGCATCTGGATGATTTTTGTCAAAAAGATCGCAATCACAACATTGATAAACATGATGATGACTGTTGATCCAACCAAGAAAAAACCAACTTTTTTTAACTCGCGCATTTGTTTAGCGGCATCAATCCCTTTGTCCAAAAGGAAAAATGTAAGAAGTCCCTTAAAGATATCTTCTGTAAATGGTTTAGTTGTATTCCATCCAGACTCACCTGAGAGATATCCAACGATAAGAGCTCCAATTAAGATATAAACAGATGAACTAAAAAAGGCTTCATGTAACAATTGTTTCCATTGGATTTTTTCAGTAGGATTTCCGTTTTGTTTCTTTTTACCGAGGCGATCGATAATAACAGCGATGACAATGGCAGGTGATTCCATAAGTGCCATTCCAGCAACGATGAAACCTTGGTATTCAAATCCGTAACTATGTAAGAAGGCTCCTGCTGTTACAAACGTTACTGCGCTGATCGAACCAAAACTTCCAGCAAGTGCTGCAGAATTGGCATGGTCTAACTTCAATCGAAAGATGAAGTAAGAATACACAGGAACAAAACATGCCATAAACATACATGCAATGAGTGTAAGTAAGTGTTCTTCCGCGAAAGGTGATTTAAATAATTCATGCCCACCTTTAAAACCAATGGAGAACAATAAGTATAAAGAAAGAAATTTTGAAACTCCCTCTGTTATGCGGAGATCCGATTTAAAGAATACAACACCCATGCCTAAAAAGAAAAATAGTACGGGTGGGTTTAAAATATTATTCAGAGCATTGTGCAAATCCATTTTTGTCCCTCTTTTTCTCCATGATTTTAGACACCCAATTTGTCCAATATCATAAAACTGGACAAAAAATACTTTCAATTCGAAATTCATCAACCTTGAATTCGCTTTCTTGCTTATGATTTATTTGCACATTGGTGAAATCCATGCGCATTCTCTTTCGGGTTTACTTCTCCTTAGTCATTCTACTAGGAATGGAAGGATGTTTATGGAAACCGGAAGCATTTTACGGAACAAATATCAGTCATGCGGTCGAATTTTTAGCTCCAGTGAAAGGGGAAGTCCCCACCCTCTGTACAAAAAACTCAATCCAAACTTTGAAACAAATGTTTTGGATCCAAAATGAATCTGAAGATTCTCTAAGAAGCAAACGGGTGCTAAATGGACAATGGCTCCATTTCCAATTAAAAAACGAATTGGATAAGGTTTCCGATTTTAGCATTCTCATCCAATGGATCAATATTCCAACGGCTGAAATCTGTTCGGAAAACCAAAAAGGGGAATTTTCAAACACTTACAATGGTTATGTATGGGAAAACTGGCATGGACTCTTGTCACCTTTCCCACATTTTAATGTTTCCTTAAATCCAGGTGAAACTCGGGATTTTTATCTTTTCCTAGTCTCAAATGAGAATCTAAATTTCCCCATCCGAACAGTATCTAATTCGAGTTATCGATTTATTGTACTCTTTCGATTTCTTACCTTTTTGTTTTTTTTGATGGTCGGCATTGTTTCTACTGGTTGGGCAATTTCCGAATTCATCAAATCAAAAGAAAAAATATACCTATTGATTCTGTTTCATTTTTTATTATTTTTCTTTTTAGTTTATTCTGTCCATGGAAAGGAGTTATCTTCTCTCCTAGGGAATGGAAATAATCTTTTCACGCACTCATACTACTTATTGTTATCGATTAATCACTTTGTATTCTTTTTGTATCTTTACAGTTTTGTTAAA
The sequence above is a segment of the Leptospira levettii genome. Coding sequences within it:
- a CDS encoding LIC_13355 family lipoprotein, coding for MKTKLLHFFLIVSCLWTFDCKPSPSSSEESLAALIPLLGASANASVCPKSSTLPSDIFLANTVVSASANVSGFSDPKKAINGVCGAGELAGSLDVYALETTGAGATMVLSWGGRTVKNVPDSIDLIIYDNSFRISGDTNTYAMDPSVIQVSRDGSIYCGFNPSYTAGNINLLTSWTKFGGLRPVFYNMTTNPLSNEDLFISTGIPFLLGGGDGFDLDDLDPNDPNDVNCDTTAANDIKTNGFKFVKITSASNVINPATSTNFPWPPGSYNGSDIDGVVARELQ
- a CDS encoding lysophospholipid acyltransferase family protein; translation: MFYYVGRSIGFVLMWIVVKPMRFKYGNKKVEIQNDFILRQLNGKSMILISNHIKPRNKFLKIITMPYDAFVIRGVLKRYGIYTTALTSYDSGMGNKGRKSKWLKRKEQVVKGIVKSIDLIPLNRNESDPVTIKDFQRRIKKGNLGIGIFPEGSWYRGFRKSRKLFPGMVVLSKRYNLPIVPLYLDAYNLNKPIRLTVGNPVWQVNDNNETMAFIKTELIRLNQVGKNQIAQTEGVENSLDSDEEGMEVSPSIG
- a CDS encoding TetR/AcrR family transcriptional regulator, which encodes MLEAHHKQRRIRNSLSREEIRDVSLLILKEEGLDGLSMRKIANRLGCSVASPYSYYESQIDLVQDLIRTGEDELLSMLKKASADVKTGSAFDQLAAIARAYFQFASNNRELHKVMFVTDYGGVHRKAFPQLPKSYRFFLETVRIGFDSGEIPYPKNEYPAIARLMWSWMYGVIVLDMTGMLRKRKGAGNPIEEGISYFQKLLSKKPT
- a CDS encoding alginate export family protein produces the protein MQLSKERVILFCFILVFSSGFLNSEPIEEKPPENQSEPKPYVSPMKEKGLDPEFNRHMFVEPKLSKHSANSSQFWLNDVLRFGLYLRPRQESRYNLDFNASDKGYIDRTLQTSSLYFLFDPSPYVQAKVTLQDARVWGGESPASTGDIRANFFNNTADLYSRNQTNAVSVNQTSVREAFLLLNKLPFQSKFQVGRQIWAYGDQRLIGGGNWTVNGLSFDGARLMFQFENAKIHFLMARPYWTQSGTNGVVSANDPKLNSAANGTDTTLLGTYNSYTIPDWVTFDFYSLGIVRKWKKNNTNVVTGLPESSPDDPLASNRSRQNQNLITTGFRITNRTKGNFLPEGKSWDFTWESAFQSGTSGRRIQDPYLKEYLPNEWDNIRTEREKYTGQMHVFQTGYTFFKKLRLGGQVLFASGDKNRSDASVSTFQTLANPRFGVIPYFNNVAGISENINAQNLYSKSVSVTYSTEGYGEFQITYFQNDKAEKQDAWYAISGAPNSSSTIGEKNPTPVSFEKGSTENFSNQSYTSPYALGKRIYTEVDLTWHGQINDFVSLWLGVGYLEAGDAVKNYRNSKIQYNRTTQSFEWNQNYLQGRNQLAKEAYMAYAQINAAF
- a CDS encoding sodium-dependent bicarbonate transport family permease, encoding MDLHNALNNILNPPVLFFFLGMGVVFFKSDLRITEGVSKFLSLYLLFSIGFKGGHELFKSPFAEEHLLTLIACMFMACFVPVYSYFIFRLKLDHANSAALAGSFGSISAVTFVTAGAFLHSYGFEYQGFIVAGMALMESPAIVIAVIIDRLGKKKQNGNPTEKIQWKQLLHEAFFSSSVYILIGALIVGYLSGESGWNTTKPFTEDIFKGLLTFFLLDKGIDAAKQMRELKKVGFFLVGSTVIIMFINVVIAIFLTKIIQMPIGDALMFVVLCASASYIAVPAAMKDSIPEASPSIYLTVALSIVFPINIIIGIPLYFYVLKGL
- a CDS encoding helix-turn-helix domain-containing protein, giving the protein MRILFRVYFSLVILLGMEGCLWKPEAFYGTNISHAVEFLAPVKGEVPTLCTKNSIQTLKQMFWIQNESEDSLRSKRVLNGQWLHFQLKNELDKVSDFSILIQWINIPTAEICSENQKGEFSNTYNGYVWENWHGLLSPFPHFNVSLNPGETRDFYLFLVSNENLNFPIRTVSNSSYRFIVLFRFLTFLFFLMVGIVSTGWAISEFIKSKEKIYLLILFHFLLFFFLVYSVHGKELSSLLGNGNNLFTHSYYLLLSINHFVFFLYLYSFVKFTNESLKHPIFFWLFAISGILYLLVPIFPRMYDYRIFILLTIFGSAAYFLRSTHLMLFANQIDEEKSYFLGWAFFLFLVFLKTLFHFDFYPYQAFFIYAAVFYLPFLTAGSFLFLRNYEKRDKTKTRFRTFTNKIDTKEFKTKLESLLESDKIFLDIDCSEEMIAGRLGLTYHQLSELINIEYQFNFPTLLNLYKIKEAKRILIEKPELNVATVGKLSGFGSRSAFYLEFKKQCGVNPNQFRKSSSHHTKDKS